From a single Bradyrhizobium sediminis genomic region:
- a CDS encoding arylsulfatase — protein MKSYQSVFAALSVSLLVSVSAGAQQITGVPGSPSATTTIPGDQLPAPPEKFGGKIEREATKSTPYWPARIVPPKGAPNVLLIITDDSGYGVPSTFGGVIPTQALDRIARDGLRYTNFHSTALCSPTRAALITGRNHHSVGYGVIAEQATGFPGYDSVITKDKATIGRILQDNGYHTAWFGKNHNTPEYQASQAGPFDQWPTGMGFEYFYGFMGGDTNQWEPGNLVQNTTPIYPYVGKPGWNLMTAMADEAIDYVNRVHTLSPEQPFLIKFAPGATHAPHHPTPEWVKKISDMKLFDQGWNKLRETIFENQKKLGVIPQNAKLTPWPKDLIKEWDQLNPDERKLFIRQVEIFAAYVAYADNEIGRVIQAIDDLGKLDNTLVIYINGDNGTSAEGQPNGTPNEVAMFNQANPSVEEQLKYFYDVWGTDRTYNHMSIGWAWAFDTPFSWTKQIVSHFGGTRQGMAISWPKGIADKGGIRHQFHHVIDVVPTILQAAGIKQPAMVDGIKQSPIEGVSMMYTFDAKNANAPSTHKTQYFEMFADRAIYNDGWIASTKVMRPPWVTVAKLPSPLDYPWELYDLKNDWTQYEDVAARNPAKLKEMQELFWKEAQKYQVLPLDSSMASRMITPRPSLSAGRTSFTWIRPLTGTPNGDAPSLLNASYNFKVDVEVPQGGAEGMLITQGGRFGGYGLYVLKNKPVFTWNLVDLKRVRWEGPELTPGKHVIEFDFKYDGLGAATIAFGDYSGIGKGGTGELKVDGKMVATEKMEHTLPFILQWDESLDIGSDTGTPVDDNDYSAPFAFTGTLNKIALTIDRPKLSPADIKRLQDAARAAGDGPSADAGGASAEAAAPQVSSGVGLSLLQKVELRLDKREGCRKQAQALALGLVERVQYVRNCMK, from the coding sequence ATGAAATCCTATCAATCGGTTTTCGCAGCATTGAGCGTGTCGTTGCTGGTTTCCGTTTCGGCAGGCGCGCAACAGATCACCGGCGTTCCGGGCTCGCCCAGCGCTACGACAACCATTCCCGGCGATCAGCTTCCGGCGCCGCCGGAGAAATTCGGCGGCAAGATCGAGCGCGAGGCGACCAAGTCGACGCCCTATTGGCCGGCGCGGATCGTGCCGCCGAAGGGCGCGCCGAACGTGCTGCTGATCATCACCGACGATTCCGGCTATGGCGTGCCTTCGACCTTCGGCGGCGTGATTCCGACGCAGGCGCTCGACCGCATCGCCAGGGACGGTCTGCGCTACACCAATTTTCACTCGACTGCGCTGTGTTCGCCGACCCGCGCCGCGCTGATCACCGGCCGCAACCATCACTCGGTCGGCTACGGCGTGATCGCCGAGCAGGCCACTGGCTTTCCCGGCTACGACAGCGTCATCACCAAGGACAAGGCCACGATCGGCCGCATCCTGCAGGACAACGGCTACCACACCGCCTGGTTCGGCAAGAACCACAACACCCCGGAATACCAGGCGAGCCAGGCAGGCCCCTTCGATCAGTGGCCGACCGGGATGGGCTTTGAATATTTCTACGGCTTCATGGGCGGCGACACCAATCAGTGGGAGCCGGGCAATCTGGTCCAGAACACCACGCCGATCTATCCCTACGTCGGCAAACCCGGCTGGAACCTGATGACGGCGATGGCCGACGAGGCGATCGACTACGTCAATCGCGTTCATACATTGTCGCCCGAGCAACCCTTCCTGATCAAGTTCGCGCCGGGCGCCACCCACGCGCCGCACCATCCGACGCCTGAGTGGGTCAAGAAGATCAGCGACATGAAGCTGTTCGACCAGGGCTGGAACAAGCTGCGGGAAACCATCTTCGAAAACCAGAAGAAGCTCGGCGTCATTCCGCAGAACGCCAAGCTGACGCCGTGGCCGAAGGACCTGATCAAGGAATGGGACCAGCTCAACCCCGACGAAAGGAAGCTGTTCATCCGGCAGGTCGAAATCTTCGCCGCCTACGTCGCCTACGCCGACAATGAAATCGGCCGCGTCATCCAGGCGATCGACGACCTTGGCAAGCTCGACAACACGCTGGTGATCTACATCAACGGCGACAACGGCACCAGCGCCGAGGGCCAGCCGAACGGCACGCCGAACGAAGTGGCGATGTTCAACCAGGCCAACCCATCGGTCGAGGAGCAGCTGAAATATTTCTACGACGTCTGGGGCACCGACCGCACCTACAACCATATGTCGATCGGCTGGGCCTGGGCATTCGACACGCCGTTCTCCTGGACCAAGCAGATAGTGTCGCATTTCGGCGGCACCCGCCAGGGCATGGCGATCTCGTGGCCGAAGGGGATCGCCGACAAGGGCGGCATCCGCCATCAGTTCCATCATGTCATCGATGTCGTGCCGACGATCCTGCAGGCAGCCGGCATCAAGCAGCCGGCCATGGTGGACGGCATCAAGCAGAGCCCGATCGAGGGCGTCAGCATGATGTACACCTTCGATGCCAAGAATGCGAACGCGCCCTCGACACACAAGACGCAGTATTTCGAGATGTTCGCCGACCGCGCGATCTATAATGACGGCTGGATCGCCTCTACCAAGGTCATGCGGCCGCCGTGGGTGACGGTTGCCAAGCTGCCGAGCCCGCTCGACTATCCCTGGGAGCTTTACGATCTCAAGAACGACTGGACGCAATATGAGGATGTCGCGGCCAGGAATCCGGCCAAGCTGAAGGAGATGCAGGAGCTGTTCTGGAAGGAAGCGCAGAAATACCAGGTGCTGCCGCTCGATTCGTCGATGGCCTCGCGGATGATCACGCCACGGCCGAGCCTGAGCGCCGGCCGCACCTCCTTCACCTGGATCCGCCCGCTCACGGGAACGCCGAACGGCGACGCGCCGAGCCTGCTCAACGCCTCCTACAATTTCAAGGTGGACGTCGAGGTTCCGCAAGGCGGCGCCGAGGGCATGCTGATCACGCAAGGCGGGCGGTTCGGCGGCTACGGCCTCTACGTGCTGAAGAACAAGCCGGTGTTCACCTGGAACCTGGTCGACCTCAAGCGCGTGCGCTGGGAAGGGCCGGAGCTGACCCCCGGCAAGCACGTGATCGAGTTCGATTTCAAGTATGACGGTCTGGGCGCCGCGACGATAGCGTTCGGCGACTACAGCGGCATCGGCAAGGGCGGCACTGGCGAGCTCAAGGTCGATGGCAAGATGGTCGCGACCGAGAAAATGGAGCATACGCTTCCCTTCATCCTGCAATGGGATGAGTCGCTCGATATCGGGTCGGACACCGGCACGCCGGTCGACGACAACGACTACAGCGCGCCGTTCGCCTTCACCGGCACACTGAACAAGATCGCGCTGACCATCGACCGGCCGAAATTGAGTCCCGCCGACATCAAGCGTCTGCAGGACGCGGCGCGGGCGGCCGGCGACGGACCGTCAGCCGATGCCGGCGGTGCCTCGGCTGAGGCCGCCGCGCCGCAGGTTTCGAGCGGTGTCGGCCTGAGCCTGCTTCAGAAGGTGGAGTTGCGCCTGGACAAGCGTGAGGGCTGCCGCAAGCAGGCCCAGGCGCTGGCCCTCGGGCTTGTCGAACGAGTCCAGTACGTCCGCAACTGCATGAAGTGA
- a CDS encoding SphA family protein, with the protein MQPEISVLRSGILRRKLSAGLAATVLAALSPQIARADESGVSFWLPGLYGSLAATPATPGWSVAAIYYHTSVGASGAAAASREFQVGRFSPTVNIDLNVALRGQADLVLIAPTYTFATPVLGGQLSATLAGVYGRNSASLDGTLTVGAGPIVTTRNGFLEDALVSYGDLYPTLKLKWNNGVHNYMVYGAGDIPVGDYNPNRLANIGIGHGAIDFGGGYTYLNPATGTEFSGVGGFTYNFKNPDTQYQSGIDFHFDWGVSQFLSKQVFVGFVGYAYQQITDDFGQPAILGGFRSRVLGAGPQIGYIFPIGSNQAFLGLKGYGEFDAANRPSGWNTWLTFSISEAAPASTMTPTRHIVRK; encoded by the coding sequence ATGCAACCTGAGATATCGGTATTGAGATCCGGCATTTTGCGGCGAAAGTTGAGCGCCGGCTTGGCCGCCACCGTGCTTGCTGCGCTTTCTCCTCAAATCGCGCGTGCCGACGAAAGCGGCGTCTCGTTCTGGCTTCCGGGATTGTACGGCAGCCTCGCCGCCACGCCGGCCACGCCGGGCTGGTCGGTCGCCGCGATCTACTATCATACCTCCGTGGGCGCCTCGGGGGCGGCGGCCGCATCGCGGGAATTCCAGGTCGGGAGATTTTCGCCGACCGTCAACATCGATCTCAATGTGGCCTTGCGCGGCCAGGCCGACCTGGTGCTGATCGCGCCGACCTATACTTTCGCGACGCCGGTGCTCGGCGGCCAGTTGTCGGCGACGCTCGCCGGCGTCTACGGCCGGAATTCCGCGAGCCTCGACGGCACGCTGACCGTGGGGGCGGGGCCGATCGTGACCACGCGCAATGGATTCCTCGAAGACGCGCTCGTCTCCTATGGCGATCTCTATCCGACCTTGAAGCTGAAGTGGAACAACGGCGTCCACAACTACATGGTCTACGGCGCGGGCGACATTCCCGTCGGCGACTACAATCCGAACCGGCTGGCCAATATCGGCATCGGTCACGGCGCCATCGATTTCGGCGGCGGCTACACCTATTTGAATCCCGCGACCGGCACGGAATTCTCCGGCGTCGGCGGCTTCACCTACAATTTCAAGAACCCCGATACCCAGTACCAGAGCGGCATCGATTTCCATTTCGACTGGGGCGTGTCGCAGTTCCTGTCGAAGCAGGTCTTTGTCGGCTTCGTCGGCTACGCCTACCAGCAGATCACCGACGACTTCGGTCAGCCCGCCATTCTCGGCGGCTTCCGCTCGCGCGTTCTCGGCGCGGGCCCGCAGATCGGATATATCTTTCCGATCGGCAGCAACCAGGCATTTCTCGGCCTGAAGGGATATGGCGAGTTCGACGCCGCCAACCGGCCGTCCGGCTGGAATACCTGGCTGACATTCTCGATCTCGGAGGCCGCACCCGCCAGCACGATGACGCCGACCAGACATATCGTGCGGAAGTAG